Below is a genomic region from Glaciihabitans sp. INWT7.
CCGGCTCTCGACGAGGCGGTCCATCAGCAGGGTGGTGAGCAGGAAGGGCGCGAGATGATTCACCTGCAGGGTGAGTTCGTGGCCGTCTTCGGTGATGGTGCGGTCGCCGAAGATCCCGCCCGCGTTATTGGCGAGCAGGTCGATGCGGGGATACCGCTCACGAAGCTCGGCAGCGCGGCGCCGCACCTCGCTGAGCTTCGAGAAGTCTGCGACGAAGTACTCGGCGCCGAGGGAAGCCGCCACATTTTTCGTTTTTTCGGCAGAACGGCCGACGATGACGACAGTGTGGCCGCTGGCGGAGAGGGCTCGGGCGGCTGCGGCTCCGATTCCATCGCTGGCACCGGTGATGATCATGGTTTCGGGCATTGTCGATTATCACTTGCCGCGGCTGGGTATTCGCACCGGTCACACCACTGTGGTACGCCCGTTCGACGTCAGACCGGCGCTGGCGCACCCAGCGCCTGAAGCGCCCGCGCCCAGTAGTTGACCTGGGCTGCGGTAGTGGCGAGGACGACGATCTCCCGCTCGGTGAAAGAAGCCCGCAACAGTTCGCCGAATCCGTGCGGGAAGGCGAGGGGCGTCGCAGAGGCCAGCCGGGCGTAGTCGACGGCGAGTCGCTCGGCAGCGGTGAGGGAGGGCACTTCGTCGAGAGGGTGGCGTCCCTGCACGGCCGCGAGTTCGTCCTCCGAGATCAGTTTCTCCCAGCCATTGGAGTTCATACCCATACAGAATGGACACTCGACGGTGAACGAGACCGCGAGGCGCACCAGCTTGAGCATTCGCTCGGTGACCCGCCCGTCATGGTGGGCCACGAGGGATTCGAGAATGCCGGAGCCGATCGCCGCCCGGGGATACCAGCTGAGAAGCCGCGGCCCGAGGAGGCGCTGTCCCGCGGAGCGTTCGGCCATCCACAGGCCGACCCTCAGGGGGAACGGAATTCGCCGCGGCGGCGTGATGAAGGCGCTCACAGTGCCACCCGACCGGTGCGCGCTATTCCTGCGGATCGGTGATGTCACCCGTCGCCACCGCCGGGCGCACGGTGTGGGTCGTGCCGAGCTGGTCGGCCAGCGCTTGGCCCTCTTCGATCGCCTCTTCCTTGCTGCTGTAGCTCTCGCTGCGCTCCGGCTCGCCGATCACCCGGTTCACCCACTGGCCGTCTTTGTCGATGGTTTCCACGTCGCCGTTAGTCATGTCTCTAGAGTGCGCCCCACGGAAGGATCGTGCCAGTTGTTTTCAGAATGCGCGGGTCTCGATCGGTGCCGTGAGCGGCACTACGCGACCGGTACGGCCAGCATCGCCTCGGCGGTGAGCGTCACCGAGCGGAGCCGGTCATCGACATCTCGCGACTGGTGTGCGGTGATCAGTTCGTCCGCCTGCACGGAGGCCGCGAACTCCCCGAGGAAGTTGCGTACCTCCGAGGGGGTGCCGACAGCCGAGTACCGCATCATGTTGGCGATGTTCCGCCCCTCCGGTGTGGTGAGGAAGGCATCGATCTGGTCGTCGGTGTAGTCGATAGCGGAAGGCCCGCGGGCGATGAGGCTGCGCA
It encodes:
- a CDS encoding carboxymuconolactone decarboxylase family protein — its product is MSAFITPPRRIPFPLRVGLWMAERSAGQRLLGPRLLSWYPRAAIGSGILESLVAHHDGRVTERMLKLVRLAVSFTVECPFCMGMNSNGWEKLISEDELAAVQGRHPLDEVPSLTAAERLAVDYARLASATPLAFPHGFGELLRASFTEREIVVLATTAAQVNYWARALQALGAPAPV
- a CDS encoding DUF2188 domain-containing protein, yielding MTNGDVETIDKDGQWVNRVIGEPERSESYSSKEEAIEEGQALADQLGTTHTVRPAVATGDITDPQE